One Esox lucius isolate fEsoLuc1 chromosome 1, fEsoLuc1.pri, whole genome shotgun sequence genomic region harbors:
- the n4bp2l2 gene encoding NEDD4-binding protein 2-like 2 isoform X1 → MMSLGNIYSATSPTVTNGKLLECSKVEINRASATGSMLPVRINGGSSIRDRPTLIKKLGTSSTAFIGPVCRPPKAVQRPLKPKTVMRRPKHNIEETLNEFYKELEEIEPKYCIEGSELKDSVDGNIAVNTHNPPTARDGFNASHDWNKPNHMPRPHWYDKQSYHPWRPIPTGPNYGPDSYGPYFQPCENHWQPPPPFHSQPYHMFLRPPHCLPPPPPIPRLPPPADHQYHPNPDCSQQVPPSQRFPVPDVYTKSLDMGDHGFPIHNSNQDGGSYGWCEDWNDQQGYHHKVSSEWQQRFNRGPEPPQQENKHQQPKDTTYNYDSSLVLILMRGAPGSGKSTRARELLSTGSSGLVLSTDDYFSQDNGYLYDPSLLGKAHHWNQIRAKEAMYKCCSPVIIDNTNLQAWEMKPYVKLAMETGYSIHFHEPHTSWKFDPMELEKRNKHGVPRKKIGQMLERFELPMSLDIVMNSQEPVRPTRHSL, encoded by the exons ATG ATGTCTCTTGGAAATATCTACTCTGCAACATCTCCCACTGTAACAAATGGAAAATTGCTGGAGTGTTCAAAAGTGGAGATAAATCGAGCCTCTGCAACAGGATCTATGCTGCCAGTGAGAATTAATGGAGGTTCAAGCATAAGAGACAGACCGACACTTATTAAAAAGCTGGGTACCAGCAGCACTGCCTTTATTGGACCTGTATGTCGTCCTCCTAAGGCAGTCCAGAGACCTCTGAAACCCAAAACAGTAATGAGACGTCCCAAACATAACATTGAAGAGACACTGAATGAATTCTACAAAGAGCTTGAGGAGATTGAGCCCAAATACTGCATTGAAGGCAGTGAACTGAAAGACAGTGTTGATGGAAACATTGCTGTAAACACTCACAACCCACCAACAGCGAGAGATGGGTTCAATGCAAGTCATGACTGGAATAAACCTAACCACATGCCTCGCCCACACTGGTATGACAAGCAATCGTATCATCCCTGGAGACCAATCCCCACAGGGCCTAACTATGGTCCAGACTCATATGGACCATATTTCCAACCCTGTGAAAATCACTGGCAACCTCCCCCACCTTTCCACAGTCAGCCATACCACATGTTCCTCAGACCTCCTCACTGCcttccaccaccacctccaatCCCTAGACTCCCACCACCTGCAGACCATCAGTATCATCCCAATCCAGATTGTTCCCAGCAAGTCCCACCTTCCCAGAGATTCCCTGTCCCTGATGTGTACACAAAGTCTCTCGACATGGGTGATCATGGCTTTCCAATACACAACTCTAACCAAGATGGGGGGAGTTACGGTTGGTGTGAAGACTGGAATGATCAGCAGGGTTATCACCATAAAGTTTCTTCTGAATGGCAGCAGAGGTTTAACAGAGGACCTGAGCCACCTCAGCAAGAGAATAAACACCAGCAACCTAAAGATACAACCTATAACTATGATTCTTCTCTGGTTCTCATTCTGATGAGGGGAGCACCAGGATCTGGGAAATCAACACGGGCCAG GGAGTTGCTGTCAACAGGTTCCAGTGGTCTTGTTCTTAGTACAGATGATTACTTCTCCCAGGACAATGGCTACCTCTATGACCCCAGTTTGCTGGGGAAAGCACACCATTGGAACCAAATCAGGG CCAAGGAAGCGATGTACAAATGCTGTTCTCCAGTCATAATTGATAACACGAATCTGCAAGCTTGGGAAATGAAGCCATATGTTAAACTG GCTATGGAAACCGGATACAGTATTCATTTTCATGAGCCTCACACTAGCTGGAAATTTGATCCCATGGAATTAGAGAA GAGAAACAAGCATGGTGTGCCCAGGAAGAAGATAGGACAAATGCTGGAGCGGTTTGAGCTACCCATGTCCCTGGATATTGTGATGAACTCTCAGGAGCCTGTTAGACCCACAAGACATTCCTTATAG
- the n4bp2l2 gene encoding NEDD4-binding protein 2-like 2 isoform X2 yields the protein MSLGNIYSATSPTVTNGKLLECSKVEINRASATGSMLPVRINGGSSIRDRPTLIKKLGTSSTAFIGPVCRPPKAVQRPLKPKTVMRRPKHNIEETLNEFYKELEEIEPKYCIEGSELKDSVDGNIAVNTHNPPTARDGFNASHDWNKPNHMPRPHWYDKQSYHPWRPIPTGPNYGPDSYGPYFQPCENHWQPPPPFHSQPYHMFLRPPHCLPPPPPIPRLPPPADHQYHPNPDCSQQVPPSQRFPVPDVYTKSLDMGDHGFPIHNSNQDGGSYGWCEDWNDQQGYHHKVSSEWQQRFNRGPEPPQQENKHQQPKDTTYNYDSSLVLILMRGAPGSGKSTRARELLSTGSSGLVLSTDDYFSQDNGYLYDPSLLGKAHHWNQIRAKEAMYKCCSPVIIDNTNLQAWEMKPYVKLAMETGYSIHFHEPHTSWKFDPMELEKRNKHGVPRKKIGQMLERFELPMSLDIVMNSQEPVRPTRHSL from the exons ATGTCTCTTGGAAATATCTACTCTGCAACATCTCCCACTGTAACAAATGGAAAATTGCTGGAGTGTTCAAAAGTGGAGATAAATCGAGCCTCTGCAACAGGATCTATGCTGCCAGTGAGAATTAATGGAGGTTCAAGCATAAGAGACAGACCGACACTTATTAAAAAGCTGGGTACCAGCAGCACTGCCTTTATTGGACCTGTATGTCGTCCTCCTAAGGCAGTCCAGAGACCTCTGAAACCCAAAACAGTAATGAGACGTCCCAAACATAACATTGAAGAGACACTGAATGAATTCTACAAAGAGCTTGAGGAGATTGAGCCCAAATACTGCATTGAAGGCAGTGAACTGAAAGACAGTGTTGATGGAAACATTGCTGTAAACACTCACAACCCACCAACAGCGAGAGATGGGTTCAATGCAAGTCATGACTGGAATAAACCTAACCACATGCCTCGCCCACACTGGTATGACAAGCAATCGTATCATCCCTGGAGACCAATCCCCACAGGGCCTAACTATGGTCCAGACTCATATGGACCATATTTCCAACCCTGTGAAAATCACTGGCAACCTCCCCCACCTTTCCACAGTCAGCCATACCACATGTTCCTCAGACCTCCTCACTGCcttccaccaccacctccaatCCCTAGACTCCCACCACCTGCAGACCATCAGTATCATCCCAATCCAGATTGTTCCCAGCAAGTCCCACCTTCCCAGAGATTCCCTGTCCCTGATGTGTACACAAAGTCTCTCGACATGGGTGATCATGGCTTTCCAATACACAACTCTAACCAAGATGGGGGGAGTTACGGTTGGTGTGAAGACTGGAATGATCAGCAGGGTTATCACCATAAAGTTTCTTCTGAATGGCAGCAGAGGTTTAACAGAGGACCTGAGCCACCTCAGCAAGAGAATAAACACCAGCAACCTAAAGATACAACCTATAACTATGATTCTTCTCTGGTTCTCATTCTGATGAGGGGAGCACCAGGATCTGGGAAATCAACACGGGCCAG GGAGTTGCTGTCAACAGGTTCCAGTGGTCTTGTTCTTAGTACAGATGATTACTTCTCCCAGGACAATGGCTACCTCTATGACCCCAGTTTGCTGGGGAAAGCACACCATTGGAACCAAATCAGGG CCAAGGAAGCGATGTACAAATGCTGTTCTCCAGTCATAATTGATAACACGAATCTGCAAGCTTGGGAAATGAAGCCATATGTTAAACTG GCTATGGAAACCGGATACAGTATTCATTTTCATGAGCCTCACACTAGCTGGAAATTTGATCCCATGGAATTAGAGAA GAGAAACAAGCATGGTGTGCCCAGGAAGAAGATAGGACAAATGCTGGAGCGGTTTGAGCTACCCATGTCCCTGGATATTGTGATGAACTCTCAGGAGCCTGTTAGACCCACAAGACATTCCTTATAG